Genomic window (Daucus carota subsp. sativus chromosome 5, DH1 v3.0, whole genome shotgun sequence):
TAAGAATAGTGAGCCTTGTCTTCTCAGCCAAGCTGATCCCAAAGCAACTCAGAGCCGATTCAAAGATATTACGGACAGTGTTTGGTAACGTCGGAAGTGCTCTGTCTCCGACGAAACAATCAGCATCTATTGTCAGATGCTCATATCTGACCTCTACTGTCGGAAGTGTTATTCCCACTCTGCAATTTCCAcccaaaaattaataattaaactaaaCCACTTAATTTAGCAGTTATACTAACCTTAACTACTCAATTTCATTAATTAAACCAGTTCAATTGTAAAAAGTTGCCAATTGTAACTGAATCCACAAATCCACGTTTTAAGTTACTTATAATTAGTTAAGTCAAACAGAAACAGGATCTCCGTGGTAATAACTTTCGGGCCATTAGAAAGGCCATTAACGCGTAAACTACAATTAGAAGAAATTAGTATGAGGTCATGCAAAGATCCTCCCCTTGCCGTCTGCTCATAAACTGAGAGAGACCTTCTTCATGACATACTTTAACTAATGTTCCACgaaatgtaattaaaaaaaaaaaatctaatcaaATTTCTCAactgtaaaatttaataataactaactaaaaaaagtagttaaCCAAATAAAGTCTGcactaattaaattaattaaattaattagtagAGTAATTACGTACTTGTCAACTCGATCTCTGAGTTTCAACAAGAACCTCTCATTGTCCTCCTCTGCAACCTTGAACAGCTTATCGATGAACTGTTGTTTATCATCGACTCCGAGTTTTCGGACATCGACTTCCTTGTGAGCCGGAGTAAGGCCTTGGTTCCTCGACTCTGCATTGTAGTTTTTCATGATGGTTGTTCTTAATCTATCGTACGTTGGGAGTTTTTCTAGAGCAGCCCATCTTAAGGCTTCCTCGTCTTCGTCTGCGGCTCGGCTGCTCCTTCGCATGCTCCCGAAGACTTCTTCGACGCCTAGGCTAGCCGCGGCTCGGCTCACGCTCCGGCTCAGGCTGCGGCTCATTCTCCGGCTCCCTCGCCTCTCGGAGTACTGCCTGCCTTTCTCTTCGTCCATTTCTCTCCGTTCCAGCCAATTCTTTTTCCTGTAAAAAGAGCCGGATAAATAAAAACATGTAAGATAAATTTGTTAGGAATTACATACATGCATGAGAAATAAATTGACAAAAATACTATAACTGACCAGTTCTCGTAAAATTTTAAGGTGTCGGGAAATTAATCGAGAGAGACACGAATATCTGAGGGGGGAGAGGTTCCTGGATTTGTTAAGAAGAGCTTCGGTctttttaaacaggaaatatgCTGGGGGTTGGTGAAAtgctgaaaaatattattttgttagaAAAGATTTACTACTCAGTCCACACTGTAGAAGTAAATGATAAATTGACCCTTTCTCTTTTGGCTTGCAGGCTAGAGATGGAGAGAATGGGTGTGATTCCACAATGAAGGGACTCAATATATATAGGAGATTCGAACATCCTTGGCTCTGTTTTTGGCTGTCTTTAAAATTGTGACTTAAAAGATTAAGATaaattaataagttaaaatatttatttgaataattttgacttattaataatttatgagttattaaaaatacattaataaaaaaagtgatttatggatgacttatgaataatttattttaagtcaCTGAGTAGCTTGTGAGCACCTCGACTAATCCGGTTGGACATATTTGTACACTCCCGAGCATCGTAGTCCACTTATTTCCAGAGCGTTTAGGAAATCGAATTCGTGACCTCATGACCTCAAGACAGTAAgttttaatgttgtgtttggttgggatgaatgaaaatggatggaatgaaatgagatttgaactataatttagttgaatgtataataatatcATTCCTTCTACCATTCCATTGTTATCATCCTTAACTAAAGCTCAAACACTCCATTTTGTGAAGGATTGCTTCATTCCTTATCATACTTATTTTCGACCCAAatcttatcatacaaaatttgcgcttacttatttttttcaaagtccTCCATCCTAcactattattttcttttatttttactcattccattccattcaccctaaccaaacacaacataagtgtCACTGTCCAACCATCTGATACACGCGTGATACATTTTTGTGTTTAGTAATTTGTTTTATACTCATTAGTTAATGGAGTCTGGTTGCTACTAGGAAAGTCGTGACCTCGTGGTGTAATAGAGAGCTGTGATAGTACTGCGCTTGCATAGTGTTCAAACTTGGAACAAAGAATGGAAACTAACTAATCGAGTGCCCACTTGATGTGCTATGGCCCGGCTATGTGCATTGCCTTGAATTATCTCCAGGTTGGTGATGCAACGTGGTCAATATTGTTTGCTTTGTTTTGTATCCCCAAACGTTGGTTTGGATGGATGGAAACGTAAGAACAATTGAATAATTTCTTATTTGTATTTGGAATTCAATTATTTTGGATGATGCGTTTTGAAGTTCGATTATTGTGTAGAAAAGGTTTTGTCTTGGTGGACAAAATTCGGGTAtagaattatttataaaaacaatGGTTAATATTCGATTAAAATGCaatcaattataaaaaagaaattatttatgataaaatgaGATAATCTTTTCCCGATATTAGAACACCTTCTATacatacattaaaaatttagaattaaattaTCCATCATTTTTTTAGCTAAACGTATGTTGGAATGTCGGGAACGAACCCATATTACGAGCACAACTTTTGTAGATACTCTGATCATATTTTTAGTCATTTAAGTTGTGTTCATTTCGATAAAATGAAATGATTTTTGATGTTGGTTTGAGAAAATATTTACAGTTTTCGTTTTCTCAGTTATTTCATTACtactattttaaaaagaattataagcACATTGTTTCTGTTCTAAAACATCTTCTGTAATACTCAACCTAATATCCTTTCTTATAATCATAATTGCCTCCATCTCCTTATCCATCTTTTCTACCTATCTCAATCTCTATTCCCTTTCTTTCCATTTCAATTCTTTCTCTTATACCAATCTCAAATGCTAGCCATCTTTTCACCATCTATACAACACCTCTCTTCATGTTTTTAGTTTTCTATTAATAAACACCCTCTTTTGTTTGTTTCCTCTTCAATAGAATCGACTTTTGTACCAAATCTTGAAAATTCCATTTGAATTTTTCGTATCCTTCTGTTTGAGTTATTTTTTATGTGTTGTCTCGCTTTGTGCATGTGTCTCGTTTTATATGAAGCGTTAGTtgtgttaaaaataaattttacgaTGTACTGAGAGATTTGGAAATCTCGCATCAACAATACGTTCGACATGTCTATAACTGGTGTTCGTCAAGTATAGCTGGGGTGCGTTTGGCACTGTAGTGAAAATCATATgcgctcacctttcacaaaaaatatatgttcGTGACATGAGGCCTTTAATATCTATTTTTGTAACTGAGTTCTCTGAATTTTGCACTATCCATGAAATTACTGTGAGagtcaattgtgaagctactGTTTTCAGGGGAGATGTAGGCTGGATTGCTCGGAAAGCCATTAttgtcatttttaattttaagaatattGTATTCAGTTAGTTAAGTAATTCGAAAACAAAATGACGAATTATTTAActcgtttatttgtttttaaccTGGTTGCATGATCAGTGGGGATTTTCCCGATTGAGTCTCTTTCAAAGTATTAATGAAATCCGCTCTActcttggcaaaaaaaaatagaattataaCCCACatattttggaaggaatgctcatttcACTTCTGCATCATGCTTCCTTTCAATTttcatcataaaaaaaattaaattcgtTCATATTTAGGTATTGTTTGgtgttgctgttgcagacagcaacataagctttttgctgaaaagcaagtgaaatgtttggtaaattttaaaacaacttttcCGAACAGCAGCTAAAAGCTGCTTTAAGAAAAAACAGATCTTTTCATGCCtttggaaaaagctgttttTCGACTTTTGCAAGGGCTGTTACAGATTTCACTACCAaacattaacaaaatttttttttatatattataactcaaaataaacccatatcaaaaaaattaccaaacagttatctaaTTTCTGcaacaacactttttttacTAGCACTTTTCCTGACCGCACAACAATTTGTAACTGCACTCCAAAACAGACCCTTAATCAATATCattctcatactttcttctttctccataaaatttttatataatttcattccatttttCACTCATTCTATTTCATCTAAATGAACATAGCCTATAACACACTGATAATTTAGAAGCAGCCTTTTGCACTTTTATAATAAGTTGATAATGGATGTACATTTTCCCCTTTCTCTTCTCTTGTGCTCTAAATACTATTACCTCCCTCCTATCAAGTTGTTTATGTTCACTAATTGCACGTAGTTTGAGTcttgtataaaatatagtttaattacgtttttttttggattttttccgaataaaattttgaacatctgggaaatttttgaaaagaaaatatcataaaactatattttatagaagtctCGAAATACGTGCGAAAAAGTaatgtaaaaatattgtaaaatttttctcttttttttccaGAAAAGGAAGTACTTTCATTAATCAGAATAAAATACACCCACGACAAACCCCCGACTGTCGATACAACCAGGTTGGAAAACAAGTAACATACGAAaagtttttttgtttcttatcGTTTAACACAcagtttcaaaatttttaaagttaaaaataaaatcaaagatatttCAAGAGATTCAAATTACACCAACATTGGTAACATCACAATTGACTTTATCATATAAAAGTCATTATTAGACCGGTGTAGTGTTTATAAACCCTAATCACATAAATTGAAATAGGAGGAGCGGCACCCTATCTATCTACATGCTGAATAATAGTTACAAAGATGCCGAAAATGTAAACCTAGATAAATGAAACTATAAAGTTAACATCGGAAGTGTGTATATGTGGCAAACAAAgaggtttttaaaaaaaaaataaaaatatatgtttaatattataatttgaaaaagaaatttttcaaaaatcataatCTTAGTTATATGTTTAAATGATTTAGAATTGTGTCAAAAATTCAAACGACTAATATTTTAAAACGGGAGAGTATGTGTTATTCGTCCTCTTCATCTTTATAAACGCTTactgttaacggagaaaactggtaggttaacaaagatgaggttcgcggcgtgaATCAAGATTTGTCGCGGCGGTTGTTCGTCGGAATAGGGGGTGGTGATTGGTTATGTTTGGATGTGGCTGAGATCGTAGGCATAGGGTTCAAGATCGCGAAGAAAACTAGGGGTCCATTCACTGGCCTCTCGTTCCCAAGAGTTACCTATGCCcacgatgtgcctacgtacccctatttataggggatcaagccggtacgtagttctttctcctaagagacccaagcgggctgggcctccccttctagaatcttcctcccgaaaggggtccaatacgatgaggcctagccttgggccttgtagactctcgagcacccaaggcttaccccaaatgcaagtacgcttctctactccccgacagggacaacccgccagactacagagatagagccttccagggcgagccttcgagaaggttccacatgctccccgacaaggacaactcgccagactacagagcaaggccttctctaatcttcattctctatctcccaaggagggcaactcctcagactacaaggtagagtcttcgacaaattaacagtaggatctatacatatccaagggcgtccccctaggtaAAATATGTCCCCTTCTGCCCTTCAAATGACGATCTTTCTCTGTAAGCTTCAACTTGGCGCCCTGAAGATAGGGTGCGCCCAATCTTCTTGATGTGGGTTCTTCTGATTGACATGGCTAGTTTGGGCTTGGTCCAATCTTGAGCCTATCATAATCTTCTTTTATGGGCCGGGTCTTCATGGtgatttttgcgtataacaCTTACCTTtccaatttaattaataataataatcgtTTTGTCCATGTGCATGTGTTTATCCTCCCtaaattaattatcaattaattcgaTTGgtattaaatttaacaaaaccTCATGCCTTTTCTTGACTTTCTTTAAGCCGACCTGTTATCATCTAAATAAtctgtaattaaaaataatcatgtaTACGACATCGAATATTATTTACTATAATATGCTAGGAATGATCTCATGCAACAGTGATATTTTATGCATGACTAGTCATATGCTATGAATCTGTAATCTACCTACCAGTAATTAATTTATTCGAATTTTACCGGTGATATCGAATTTAATACTCCTATAAAAAGAACTACTTAACAGAAAAACGTGTCCACTGTATCTTATCAACAAATTTAAGTTTTTTGGACACTTAAGTGGTTGATGAAGATGACAAATCCGGCTGAATTTTATTGACCAACTTGGTCGATGTTTATgtttattgttatatttttctaGTTTTGAAAAGCATGTTTGTGTCATTGTGTGAATATTTTGCCAAGGACGTTACTATTATGGACAAAAAATAGGTATTTTTGCTCACAAGTGACAATGTAGTACATATATTGCCACATCAGTAACATTACAGGATCAATCAAATCGAGACGAATTTTTTAATagatttaagtaaaaaaaataaaaaaaaattaacgacAGTGTACATACATGACAACGAAATATGACAAAATTGACAATGTATAAGAGATTTTGGGATTATATTGGTGTCTTTCTCTATTGATAAGATTTTTGAGGATCCTATGTAGAAATTTTGACCAAGttttaaaaatcttattttAAATACACTACCATGAATTATAACAAAATCGACGGTGtatcaaaattttgaagttACATCATGGTCTATTTCTATCGATAAAGAGTCCTATGTATAATactcatatactccctccgtcccattttaactgcttttgacttttttacacgtattttaagacgttaaaaaaatcatatctaaacatagttattctttataaaatttatatcaaattaaagtttagaatctaaacttttatttgaaataagaattgaacttttttattgagtatagctattgtttttttacgcctcaatatacgtgttaaaaaatcaaacatcagttaaaatgggacagagggagtactattttacTGATTTGGAAACGAGCTCCTGTGCATGAATGGGTAAAAGTAATGTGTTGGGATAGTTTGAGCAAATCGAACTGCACGGGAATAGATGAGTTCTGTCTCGTGAAGTAGCACATTCAAGTGATAAGAAATGGTTTTTCCGGTGTGTGCACATGGGTACATGCTAAATGCGAAATTTTACAAGTTTGGaattgagagattttgattggctctcatatcttaataatgatgaccccctgcaaatacaacaaccacaccaataaaaacttctcaaatatatcaaattccGCGTTTAGCATgcgcccatgagcacacaccgACAaaacttatactccctccatcccattttaactgcttttgacttttctacacgtattttaaggtgttaagaaaatcacatctaaacataattattctttataaaatttatatcaaataaaagttcagaatctaaacttttatttgatataagaattgaatttttttattgagtgtagatattatttttttgcacCTTAATATAcatgttaaaaagtcaaacatcagttaaaatgggacagagggagtaagaaATTAGGAATCCCTCAACAATTATTGGTGATGAAATCATGACACcaatatattcatattattggTGTCCCATGCCATCTACTATTActcttttttctttaaaatcatGTTTTCTTTCCGAAGTAAACAGAGCTTCCTTAATTCAGAGCTGAATTAGAGCACGGTTGGCGAGAATTGGAGTGCATGGTTCAAGTTATTTTCGATTTTACACTAAAAAGATTCTGTTTTCCTAACTGAGTGACAAACCGGTCTAAAGTAAAATGACCATATGtactaaaattaatatcatcATATAAACGAGTTactgataaatattatttttattattatatttatgtaatttattaattacttataatataaaatcagttaaataaagtattcatttttgtggAAAACCGGACATGAAATCATCAAATAAAACGTTTGCATGACACTGATGTCAGTGATCTTACCTTCCCTTGATAAATCACCAGCTTCTCGACCATTTTCATTTACTCCTATATTTTATcctttaattttgtaattaataaattttgaaaaaatatatatgatagtaGATAAAACATACTGTACCATTCAGTAGTACAAATCTTATTACAtccttatttataatttaagtgtgatatttaatcaaaatttggtTATTTTGATCACAAACAAGTCATATAAgacaataaaataaattgagagAGAGTATgggtgtttgtttccggcttagAAGCCGggcttctggtttataagttagaggcacttatttgtaccgtttgtgtaaaaaaatcaagaaacacttataaaaagctaggaatgttAGCTTTTATTTCAGagtttctgcttatttcccaaacactttaatcacttataaatcttaagttgcttctaacttctactccacttttttattttaagcaagaaacacttattttaagttcacccaaacggcctcTATAAAACTACGAGCAAGTTTGATTTATCttacttaaaattaaattatttatttttaaaataatattgaaaaatatacatttttgtaGCTATCAAATATtcaatacttaaaatattacataaatatgaattatatttgaatataagtcTTTATTTTCGTCAAAACAAAATTGGCTGGATAATATTTGGAAGATGGCTATTTACACCAACTAGAAGGGATTTGTACAGGGTcaagaaataataatttaaatggtcaggtaattttaaaagaaaacacaaTGACCAAACATTGGACTCAACTTCTCCGTCTGTgtcacttattttaattttcttgaaataaaTCACTTATctctctaaaatatatataaacataaccTTTCAAcataaataacttatttttacctGTTAAATATGTAATACGAAAAATAtcgtaaatatattttttccgtaaaattaaatcattattttcttAACCGAAGCTTTCTTTCAGCTGGTCTTCCATTTTCTCCTGCTGTATGGCAGTAGTAAGATTCTACTTCGATCAACTTTTAATTTCGTCAAGGCAGTAGGTGTAAACTTTGAAGCTGATCAGACCACCACATACATATAGTAGAATATATGGTCCATAATTTAAAGTGATCTAATTTTCGACTTAGACGACTCCGGCGTCCGTCTTGtttgaatattataaatttataatcaccCAAATTGGGTTGTTGCAACCATACTTTAGATTTTCTCGTCTCTGGATCGGAATGATATAAAATTGAAACGAAAAAccatgatatttttaaaattaagacaTGAtcagatatttaaaaatataactttcattttatttattttttgctgAGACTTCTCTTTTCATTATTATGCGGATTTAGGATAGAGGATTTGAACCACACATCCAACCGGAAACTAAAAAATTTGTTCCCAAATCCCCCGGGATTAGTTACACTGATACTCATAAATAATGAGACTGTGTCTGCCACGTTATTTGGGAAAATATTTTGGAAATAAATTTTGGGATACCTAGCATTacccaaatttatataatattttatttttataattgtagGATTTCTccaacacatatatatttttataattgaacCAATTACCTCAACATAATCATCCACAATTAAGAGCAGTACAAAAATGGAGCACAACAAGTatgaatatatttaaacaatttttgtttcattttttattggtaaaaagtatattaaaaatTCTCCCAGCTTTGATTCTTCTACGAATATTCTACTAAGCAAACAAATTTCAGTGTTCTAATTATAAACAGTTAGTCAGTTGCTCATGTTAGCAGCCGGGGATAATTAAGCAAattgtattataataatttgatattttaagGTTATCTTAATTAATAACCAGCCGCTCATCAATTAAAAACGTTCTCCCATGGATTATACAAGTATGTTATGCATGTACTCTTCCGGTCCCCCTCATTTATTTACGTTATTTTTCTGCACATTTTtccacactcatttaaagtatagtttcctaatatattttttaattttttttcctgaataaaaatttgatatttaaacttttattaaaaaaaaaaattttagaaaaaatgtaTACAACTATACTTAGGAATCTcaaaacagtgaacgtaaataAACACGGGGACGGGGAGTATAAATTATGGAGGAATATATATACTCTGATTTATTTATAGTTCGTACTTGCCGGCAGTCACGATCAGCTCCATCAAATTTGTCACCAAAGTGTTGAAAAAGTAGATGTCCATACTCTGTTAATTTTCTCCGAATCAGAGAAATATTAGTTTGACTCCCCCATGCCTATCATGTTTGTCTTTGCGAGTTGAGCTTTATTCGAGTTGAATTAATTATGAAATCTTTAAAATAAACTATGCAGAGCTTTTGAGTCTTACAAAAGAAAGTTGTTTAAAATCACGAATATATGATCGATTTTGAATTAAACTCTAGCCGAATCCAGTTATTTGCTAATAATCAGCATATCTTTTACCTaacttataaaataaaattcatgattCAAATAGCGTCTCACAACCTTATATTCATGCATCTAAGATATATTCGATTAAAGTGATTATAGATATCAAATGATGCATTTATTTGATATCTAAAATTAGAGTTGGATTCGAGCTaagtaaaaaatttgaattcgaGACGAAATCGTGTAAATTttgacttatttatttgttaaagatatattagtatttaaaatttacaataaaaataaatgaatcaAATCGAATCTTAAATTGAAATcgatttttatttatgaacGACTCCTTTATGACAGCTGTCAACCctacttataacttataagtgattcATAACTTGGTTTCCCAAGTCCATTGACTGTTAATTTAGACACTGGTGACAATAATAATTTGCAGGCACATACATAAAAAATAGTAGGCGCATCgaaataatatcattaaatataaaacgaATATAATGGTATGTTTCGGAGACTTGGACTCTTGCCGGAACCACCAGAAAGGCAGAGACGCACATATTTTCTCCTCTTTGGACCCGCTCAAAATTGTGTTTTGACTACTTTTAACCAAGATGATTAAAAAATGTGCGAGAAATGGAAAAACATGAACAAACGGAGAAATTCAGGTGATCTGCTATCGTCATTATTGATATCATATCTTATTTATGCATACAATGATATttctaacaaatattttttaatttttttgaatgaaaacaaaaaatttcagCATGCATACATCCACGTACgctatatgatatataaaaaatacttaaaaatcAATATACATCGTACCTACACGCACGTTTTAtgacaaatataaaatactgaGCCCGAGACTTGCGAAACCATGAAATTTGCTTGGAAATCTCCCACGAAATCCGTAATCAAAAAACGAATTAATTTAAACCAAGCAATTAAcccaaaatcaaattaaaattaatttctgtcaatttaattgagcacaagcccagtggaaaaataaattcagcaaaactagtctgtaattCTTCGGGCTCAGATTTTGCACGCAGAAAAGCCCGAGACTTGCGAAGCCACAAAATTTGcctcgaaatcccacaatttgcaccccTTGCGCGCACGTAAGTGGTGGAGCATAACATactaacacaagttaaacacCACATgagtgttctactatataaagCCAAGGCCCATATTCTTTTCTGCGTGAGATACTagttttctttttcaattttctacTATTAAGGAAGCAATTTTGGATCATCACAACTTATCCATTCCTTAGTcattttgagtgaataaacatgcattgaaaAGCTCTCTCGGAGaagaacataatccaagcataacccgccacgaaCACGTAGCCGAACTTCACTCAAATTGATGCTCAAAATGACAATATTCCAACATGTAACAGCTGACCAAGTGACCGTAGACACAAAGAACAGGGCAACATTTCACAAATCAGTTATTCATGGGCTTCTCTGGATAAGGCTTATTCCATGTGATTCCTTTTTTGTCCATGGACAATTGTCAATTGGACATAAGTTTCTAGTACAGCTGAACCGGATCGAAAATTTTCAAGACTGGACTATAAGTTTCAGGTCCCGAATGGCATGACATTGCTTCGTGACATTTtcggatatttttttaattaatacacTGATGCTTATCCAGGgagtatattattattagtatttagGAAAGTTATAGGTGGTGTTTGGTCGGCCCAGCTTACGGACTGAATCAGTTTATTCTTgccgtttatgtaaaaaatttgTAAATCAATTTTCGACTTATAAGTCAGAATCTGAGAAGTTGAAATCTCTTATTAAAGCTAAGTTTCGAAATTTTACAATCGGCCATGCATCATGAGATAGATTACTTTGGGAGCAATCAATGGAAGCACAGAAGAAAAAACATTCCAGTCCAGTCCATGATTACCAAAACGCTGGAAAGCAGACTAAGAATAAAGCAAACACATGTAAAGTGAAAGTGATACTCAATCCCATGGCAACAACTCCAGACATCTTCATCATTCATGTCAATTTGTTCACTGttgtttctttcttttctcttccTTTTTTTTCCTTCCAGTAAAAAAGGTGATCAGAATTTAAAACAGGACCATTGCTTTCGCGGAGATTTGTTTATAAACACATGAGCATTCGGGATcaggaaaattaaattattacagATTGTAGAAATTATTAGGATCGAAAATTGGAGAGTTTAGGAGTTGATTAAATGGCGATTTCACTAGAGAGTTTACGAGATTTTAAGGCGATTGAGTTTCGTGCACCACCTCCATCGCCTGTCGGTCCAGGACACAGATCATCTGTCGCGAATGATGACGTGCTGTCAGAATTTCTTGAGCATTCGTTACGTGTGCCTGACTTGGTGCTTCCTGATCGAGTGTTCCCGCGCCAAAAACCAGCTCAAAAGCCTCCAAAACTTGATTTTAAGTCACTGGAGTTCATGGATCATGATTCGTTCATTTCGGTTGTGGAGTCAATAGGCCAAATAGGCTGTTTTGAGCTTGTTAACCATGGTGTACCAAAGGAACTTATTGAATCGGTTACAAATGCAGGTGCTGGAATATTTGAAATATCGGATGAAAAGAAGGCAGAGTTGTTGAGGTCATCCGAGAGGCCTTATGGATTCGTAGAGTCTCATGGCGATCAAGAGGAAAAAGAAAGGAGTGAAGAGTTTGTTTGGTGCTTAGACAAAGCGATGAAGCTGGAAATGGAGGGATTCATGCCTCATCAACATTCGAATTTCAGGTATTGTTATTTTAGTTTATAACAATTCCCCTCAGTCGACAATCCATTTTTGGGTCGAGAGTGGATTGTAGACGACCATCCTGCTCTGATACCGTGTTAAGTGATCAGTTCTCCTAAAACCTTAATTTCATGTCTTAGGAGAAGAGTTTTATCAGGACCgtattatattttacaataacAGCAATATTAATCTTATTACTCTTTCGATGATACAAAAGGCTCACGGACGGATTTTACTTTTCTGAAATTTCAGCAAAGAAATGGAAATGTTATTCTCTGAAATTAAAAAGGCAGGCgaaaaatttgtgaaaattc
Coding sequences:
- the LOC108222114 gene encoding 1-aminocyclopropane-1-carboxylate oxidase encodes the protein MAISLESLRDFKAIEFRAPPPSPVGPGHRSSVANDDVLSEFLEHSLRVPDLVLPDRVFPRQKPAQKPPKLDFKSLEFMDHDSFISVVESIGQIGCFELVNHGVPKELIESVTNAGAGIFEISDEKKAELLRSSERPYGFVESHGDQEEKERSEEFVWCLDKAMKLEMEGFMPHQHSNFSKEMEMLFSEIKKAGEKFVKILEQIYNRNWKYEERGRRKEQEQIGSICYLYKHCHNLPENQNEGGSSSLKYEVIRMLIRGSEYPHALCFHICHGSSEFHLYSKKGWLTFSPDKDALVVTVGDQLQAWSGGNYKHVIGRPIFSSEVERNSDVSMAFLYSPPTESFPAEEDEQGKAISLKQQALFALLLMVFYHFFF